GCCGGGCAGCCAGCGGCGCGGATCGACGCCGGAGACGGCGGTGTCCACCAGCTGCCCGGTGGTGGTGTGGCGCAGCACCACCCGAACCGTGCGGGGGTTGAACAGCCGCGACCATCCGTCGTTGCTCACGGTCACCTGCAGGGGCAGGACACTGCCGCGCGCCGCGCTGGCCGGGTGCGTGGCCGCCGTCAGGCGGAAGCGGTAGCCAATGGAGCGCGACACCTCGTCGTAGCACCCTCTGGCCTTCCAGCCGTCGATGAAGTTCTTCCAGAAGTAGAAATTCAGGTAGGTCAGGGCGTATTCGCGCCCTTCGCGCAGGATGTCGGGGCAGTCCATCCTCGCCTCATTGCCTCCGACATCGCAGGTTTCCGCGCCGAAGGGAGTCACCCTCGACAACGCCTTGGTGTACTCGCGAAGGGGATCATTCAGACCGCCGTACGTCCCGGCGTCCCCGTTGTTGGCCAGGAAGCAGTCGTTGTAGATGCCGATGCGCGCACGGGTCGTGAAGGTGTCCGCCTCCGTGGGGGGCGAGGGATACCACCGGCGCATATCGTCCGGGTACCGCATCTGCAGGAACCGGCCCTCGGGCAGGGCGTCCAGCAGGGCGTCCCGAATGGTCACCTTGTTGGCGTCCGAATCCAGCCCGTTCACCGAGTCGTGCCATTCGCCCCACGCCCCCACGAAACCGGCCTGCCAGAAGGCGATCACGTCGGCATTGCGGGCGAGGATGGGCTTGATCTGCTGGATATGCTGGAGAACCAGACTGACGTTCGCGTCGGGTGCGTTGGCGTAGTCACTGCCAGGAAAGTTGTACGAGAACCGCAGCACCACCTTGAGGCCGGCCGCGCGCGCCCTGCCGAAGCCCTGATCCAGCTTGGACAGCCAGTCCGCACTCAGGGCCGAGTTCCGGAAATCGTCGAGCCTGATGTAGGTACGCACCAGGCGAAATCCCAGGTCGGCCTGCCCACTCAGGGAGCCGGTGGGCTCGGCGGCCAGGTCGGAGCTGTCGCCGTGAAAGCCCCGCTCGGGGTTGGGAAAGTCCTCGCTGGTGCCGGTGAAGGTCGTGGACACTGCCGGTTCGGGTGTGGGCGTGGGGGTCGGGGTTGGCGTGGGTGCAGGTGCGGGCGCGTCTGACGGAGCCAGTTCCAGCCAGTCCAGATTCACGGCCGGGGCGGAGCCCACGTACGCCACCCTCACGACTTGCTTCCCGGCGCTGAGCCGCAGGTCGCCCGCCCTGACCACCTGAGGGGTATCGAAACCCCCGGTGTCCGGCAGGCTCGGCGTCAACACCTTCACCCCGTCGACGCTGATCTCGAGCAGTTCCCCGGTTCGGAGTGTCGCCAGGCGGAAATTCAGACCGTACGTTCCCGCGCTGTCCACGTTCACGGTGTAGTTCAGCCATTCGCCCGCCCCGGACCAGCCCACACCGTAGCCCTCGGGATTGCCCCGACGGTCAATGTCCACACCTTCTGTGGTGCGGTACTGGCCCCCCTGGTTGGCCGCGTCGTTGTCGTGATAGCCGACGCCCTCGCCACCCCTGTCAAAGTCCTCGGCCTGAAGTTTCAGGGGCGCGGAGACGGCCGGGCTGGCCGGAGCGCCGGCAGCGTCACAGGTGACCTTCGCTTCGGCCCAGTCCGCGTGGTCGAACCAGGGACTCCGGTCTCCCTCGGCCACGTTCCTGTGCTGATCCACGACCAGTCGCAGCGTCTCATGGCCACGGAGATCCACCTTGATGGCCCTGGTCGCCGTGCTGCCGGTCATGACGCCGGAGTCGTACAGTTTGGCGGAGTCGCCGTACACTCGGAAGACGACGCTGCCCCGGCCCGTCTGAGCCCGGCTCTCATCGTCGATTCCAATGCTGGCCGACAGGGTCGAACAGCGCCCCGCGGTGACGAACACCACGCTGCTGTCAGCATGCACGCCCAGCCCCCTGGCGTAGCGTCTTCCCGACAGCGTGAGGGCGTTGCCGTCGCCGGCGGCGCCCTCGCCATTGGATCGGTCGCGTTCGACCGGCCCATAACCGTTGCTGGCGCTCTGCCAGGCCTGATCACTGAGAAAGCCGGACACCAGCGGAGAGACTTCGGTCGCTGCGGCGGTCAGATCGTTCCAGGGTGCTCTGCCTTCGGCGTAGGGTGTAGCGCTGATCGCAGGCTTCGTAGAGGCTGGGCTGCCGCAGGCCACCAGGGCCAGGCTCAGACTGAGGGCCGCCAGGCCGTGGACTTGAAGCTTCGGAGGCCGCGCAGGGGACTGGGACGTCGTGACGTTCATGCATACCTCGGGGGGCCGACGGGCGCAGGACAGATTGGCGGACTGATGAGCTGGAGTGGTTTCACCGAACATACCCACTGTCTTCAAGGGGCCCGGGGAAAATCACGCTTCCGGGGGGGAAGGTGCGGTCGCAGTTGCGTGGGTCGTTCGGCTGCCGTCACGCCCGGGGCTCAACTGGCGCGCTGTACATGCTGGGTTCATCAGCCGGGCCTCACAGGCAGCCCAGGGTGGGTTCGCCGTTCCAGGTTCGGGCATAGCGGGCGGCCGCCACCCCCAGGAAGGGCTCCACATCAAAGCCCAGGGGCTGCTGTGCGCTGACCTTCTGCCGGGCGCGGGCCACGATGTTTCGGGTCTCGTCGGGTAGGCGTACGCCCTGCCCCAGGCTGCCCCACCAGTCCATCTGCTCGCTGTAGGCCCAGACGTACTCGTCGGTGGTGTTCAGTCCCTGATACAGGTGGTGCTCGAGCATCAGCCGGCGTTCCGCCGTGTTCCGCAGGTGGCAGCCCAGCAGGCCATTGACTCCACTGGCGTTGTAGAGCCCCAGCAGTCCGTCGACGAATACGGCGTGCGAGGTCTTCACCTGGGCGTCGTATCTGGCGCGGTTTTCCGGCGATACCAGAGTCCGCGCCGCGTCTCTTTGCCCTGCGAAGCTGCTGAACTCCTGGGCATTGGGCAGGTAGTAGTAGTACGAGGGCTCATTGCCGTCGATCAGCCGGGCCTGGGGGCCGATGACATCGAGCATGCCCTCGATGAAGGAGGCCAGCAGGCCCCACTCGACCTGTTCCAGGCCGCCGCGCTGATCTGCCTGCTTTTTCAGGTATGTCATGCCGAACAAGGTGAGCATCTGCACGTCGGGCATCTCCGCCTGGATGGTGCTCAGGAAGGCGGCGCCGCGCTGGCGCACCTTGGCCTGCACAGCGGCGAAGTCCTGATCCGGATAGAGGCTGCGGGAGTACGACCAGGGACTGGTGCCGTAGGGCTCGGGGTCGAAGAAAAACCCTTTGAAGTGGCCGGCCTTCGCGGTTCGGGCAAAGTTGCGGGCGTTGGCCTGGGTGGCGGCCCAGTCCTGATCGCTGAACCAGCTCCAGTTCGCCTCACGGGCCGCCCAGATGGAGATGAAGTTGTGTCTCAGCGAGGCGAAGCGGGTGGCGGCGAGGTCGGCGCGGTCTTGAACATAGGCGCTGTCGGGGTAGGCGGTTTTGTTGAAGATGGTCTTGCCGGCATTCAGGTTGACGACCAGACCGTCGAAGGGCTGCTGCTCCATGGTGGCGATGTTGGCGCGCACGAAGTCCGGGGTAGGCGCGTCCCAGCCCAACTGGATCAGTTTCTTGCCTGAACCGGCTGGAGGGCTGGGCGGCTGAGCGCCCTCGCCGCACTCGACGCGGGCGTCGGCCCAGTCGGCGTGGTCGTAGCCGATGCCGTCGCCGGCGTCGCCCACGAGCAGGTGCAGCGTCCGGGCGCCCGCCGGCAGCGTGACATCGACGGTTCGGGTACTGCTCCTGGCAGTCATGATGCCCGAATCGAAGAGCTTGTGGCCGTCGGCGAAGACCTGAAACACCACACTGCTCACCCCACGAGCGTCGTACTTGCCCCCTGCCCGGACGCTGTCATCCACACCGACCCTGGCCGTCAGGCGGGTGCAGTTGCCGCCCATGGCGAAGCCCAGGTCGCTGTTGGCGTGTGTGCCCAGGCCCTTCTCGAAGCTGACCCCCGCCAGGCTGAGCCGCTCACCATCTCCACCCGGATCGTCCCCATTCGAGCGGTCGAGTTCCAGCGGCCCCCAGCCGTTCACCGTGGTGGTCGCCGCGCTCAGCTGGTCACTCAGGAAGCCGCTGCTCAGCTCTGACCTTTCTACATTCAGCGCTTTGGGCGCCGCCGGCGAGGACGCACAGGCCGCCAGGAGCAGGGCGAGGAAGGGGCCGGATCCTCCCCGCGAGAGCCGGGAGATCGAGTGGCGGTCGGTTCTGCGATCCTGGTTCATGATCGACCTCGGTGGGCGGGTGCCATGCCACTGAAACAGAACTCCGGCTGCCTGGAGCGGCTGGAGTCTCAGATCAGGGTTGAACGTCGAGCGTCTGGCCGAGCGCGTTGAATCCGCTGCCCGCTTCCCAGACGTTCTCGTTGGCGAGGCGGATCGCGTACTCCGGACGGCTGTGCAGACTGGGCATGGGATCGGGAAGCGCCAGCAATACGTCGTACTGACCGGGCGCGAGACCGGCGGGCAGGGTAGTGCTGAGCGTCAACACCCTGGTCGTCCCGGGTGCAGGCAGGAACAGCCTCGTGTCCTGGGGTGGGTTGACCACCAGCCGGGTGGGCTGGCCGCCACCTTTCGGGCGCAGGATCAGCTCGATGGCCCGGGGATTGTAGATGCCCCCGAAACCGTCGTTGGTCATGGTGAGCTGTACCGCGAGCCCTGCGCCGGCCCGGGCGCTCAGCGGCACCCTGGACTCCAGCAGGCGGTAGCGGTAGCCCGTGCGCCGCTTGACTTCGGGGAGGCAGTCGCCCTGCACCCGGTTCACCGGGAACTGGTTGGTGGCGTCGGGCCGGGTGATGGCCATCTCCTCGATCAGCTCTGGACAGGGCACTTCCTTCCACACTGCATATGCGAAATCGAAGCAGCCGGTGTCCATCATCTCAGCCTGCGGAACGTAGAGCCCCTCCTGCTGCAGATAGCCCCGGTCGGCCAGCCTTATCCTTCGAACCTCCGGATGGTAATCGGCCATATAGCACTCGTTGTGGAAGCCGACCCGTGACCGGGCCGAGCCCGTGAAGGCTTCTTGCTGGGTCAGTGGCGTCTTGTCGAAGAGCTGGTACTTGAGCCCCGGATACCGCACGACAACGGCCCTGGACTTCGGCACCACGTCCAGCAACTTGTCCATGATCATGCGGGTATTGCCATTGACCTCGTCGTTCGGGCCCAGCAGATCGTTGGTCGACTTATGCCATTCTCCCCAGGGGCCGATGAATCCAGCGAACATGAAGGCGGTCACGTCCGTGTTCGCGGCCAGTACCGGCCTGAGCTGCTCGATGTGGGCGAGCACCCGATCCCTGGGGGCATCGGAGGCCTGCCGCTCATCCAGTGGCCAGCTGTAGGCGAAGTAGGGAATGGCCTTCAGACCGAGCTGCCGAACCACATCCATGTCACTGGAGATGCGGTCGAGGAAGCTCTGTGGAAGTGGCGCGCCCTTCCATTCACCGAGGATATAGACGAAGCGAATCAGGCTTGAGGGCAACGAGACGGATTCCCGCTGGATGTAGTCCCGAACCCCAGACACGGTCAGGGGAGGATTGTTCTCCGGCAGCCCGTCGTTCGCCCCGCCCGGCTGATAGCTGATGATGTCGCCGCGCTCCGGATTCCGGAAGTTTTCCAGGCTCTGGCTGTAGCTTACCGTGTTGACCGGGCCAGGCGCGGGCGTGGGGGGTGGGGTGGGCGCCGTACACTCCACGCGGGCGTCGGCCCAGTCGGCGTGGTCGTAGCCGATATGGTCACCGCCATCGGTCACCACCAGTTTCAGGCTCTGGCGCCCGGTCAGGTTGACCTGCACGTCGCGGGTCGGGCTCTTGGCCGTCAGTACACCTGAATCAAAGAGTTTTTCGCCGTCTGCGAAGACCTGGAAGGCGACCGTGCCGCCAAATGGGCGCACGACGTCGTCGAGGCCCACGCTGGCCCGGAAGGTGGTGCAGGCGCCGCCCAGGGGAAAAGTCAGGCTGCTGGAGGCATGGACGCCCAGCCCCTTGCTGAACTCGACTCCCGAGAGCCGCAGGGGCTGACCATCGCCGGGAACCTGCTCACCGTTTTCCCGGTCACGCTCGACGGGGCCCCAGCCGTTGGTCACGTCGGTTGCCAGGTTCAGCTGGTCGCTGAGGTATCCCCCCTGCAGGTCTGTAGAGGTCGCCACAAGCGAAATGGATCCTTTCCCGGTGACCGTGGGCGCCCTGGGACTTCCTCCCGAGCCACAGGCAGCCAGCAAGAGGGTCAGCGTCAGGCCCGTTCCACTTCGGCGGATGAACCCAACAGAGTTCCTGACAAGCTGCGTGACGACCGGGGAACGGAAACGATTGATCTCCTTCATTCGGCACTCCATAGGTCGAAGACGGGTGAATCGAGAGATTCCCCTGGTCGATCACGATTCTCCTGAACCGCTTTGTGACACTGTGACCTTTTCTCATGGCTACCCCGTGAGGAAGCTCACATACGCGTGAGCGCGACTTCAGGCGGGCAGCTCTTCATCTGACCCCCGGATTCCTGATACCAAGGTCAATACCGCTCACCACTCCCCACCCGCCCTTCGTCGGCGTCCCAGCGAACGTTCAGCTGACATACAGCGCCTACTATCGCGGTGTTGTTCTCCGGTGCCGTCTGGCACCGCGTCTCATGTCAACTCGGTTTTTATTGTTTTTGATCGCTCAGGCGGTCAGCCAGTTTGGAACGGCGGTCAGCACCGTCGGGCTGACAACCCTCTGGGCGTCTCGCGGCGCACCAGCCACGCAGTTGGCACTCATTTTGGCTCTGCCAGCGATTCCGTCGCTGCTGCTGGCGCCATTCGTCGGCGCGACGGTGGAACGGGTAGCGTTGCGTCCCTTCCTGATTGGCGCCAATATCTTTCTAGGTGCCGTCGCATGCGCTGTCGCGTGGGCGGTGGCGCCCTCGGGCGGGCAGGCTGAGCCAACCCTGTTGGTCGCCATGTTCACCCTGAAAGAGGTGGGCAACCGCGCCTTTGCGGCAGGCTACGCGCGGGCGTTCGGTGCTCTGGCACCCGCCACGACAGGCCGACCGGTGATGGTGGCCGATTTTACCAGCCAGAGCGGAGCGGCGCTGGGGGCGGCTGTCGGCGGTCTGATTGCCAGCAAGGGCGGCGGCGAGGTCTTCGTGATCGACGCAGCCACCTTTGTGGTGGCTGGTCTGATTACCCTCTGGCTGCCGCTGCTAGGCGGCGCACCTGCTCGACGGGGTGGAAACCAGGTGGTACGCGACGTCAAGGTCGCGGTCGACCATGTGAGCAACAATGCTCAGATCGCCCGCCTGTTCGGCGCCTACTGCTCCATGTCGCTCACCTGGGCGGCGTGGGACATCGTTGGCGGTTACCTCTTTGTCGCCGCTGGTTCAGCGGAGGCGTCAGGGGTAGCCAACTCCGGTGCCCAGATAGGGAAAATGTCCATTGGCCTCTGGCTTTTCAGTCAGGGGTTGGGACACAGCGTCAACAAGGCCCAGATATCAGCGTTGGTGCTGGCTGGAACGGGCTTGGTCGCCGGTGGTTTGGGCATGTTCGGGCCGAGTCCATATGTCATCGTCCTGCTGGTTATCCTCCGGAGTCTGTTCGGGATGACCGGCTACCTGGGTGGCAATGGCTCGTACACCATGATGGTGCTTGACGCGCCCTCCGAGTTGCGGGCCCGTATGGCCGTGCTGGTGGGCGCCGTAGGAACTGGACTGGTTGCAGGCGGTGCCAAGGTCGGTGTCGGTATATTGAACGACGCCGTTGGGCCCACCCTGGCCTTCATCCTGCCCAGCATGGTCGGCATGACGCTCGGTCTTCTGCTGTGCCGTGCCGAGTTCCGGGCACAGCAGTACCACCATCTCCAGGCCTATATGGTCTGCCGCGTCTACTGGGCGCGGCGGGCCGGGGGCCTCGGAATAGCGGCTGCTCAGGGCGAATTCCTCGTCGGCATCAGCCGCATTTGAAATGAGCGCCGCTCCTCCACCTGTTGAGGGGGCGGCGCTTTCTTGTGTTCAGGATGGTCAGCGTGAAGATTTGCCGTGTCTGTCTGTAAGCGCTGTCTAGACTGAGACGTTCTTTCTTCGGAGTCACAGGCTCCGTGAAGCATGACAGTTCAATTCTTATGGTTCTTGCTCGCTCAGGCAGTGAGCGAGTTCGGAAGCGCTGCCAGCGCCGCCGGGCTCGCCACGCTCTGGGCGGCGCAGGGAGCGCCGGCGACCGAGCTGGCGCTGGTGCTGGCTATTCCAGCCCTGCCAGCCCTGGTGCTGGCCCCTGTTCTAGGCTCCTTGATGGAGGGAGCCCGCCTGAAACGGGCGCTTCTATTCATCAACGTCCTTCTGGGCCTGACCAGCCTGGGAGCAGCAGGTGCCTTCCTGCTGCCTCAACGTGAGGCCGTCCTTGCGTTGACTGGAATTTTCGTCCTGAAAGCGCTGTGCCAGAGCGCTTTTAATGGGGCCTATAACCGGGCCTTCCGGTTGCTGGCTCCTGGCGGCGGGGTTGACGGGCGGGCGGTTTCGCTCCAGACCTTATCTAACCGGCTGGGAACAGCGGTCGGGGCGGGTCTGGGAGCGGTCATCGCTCTGAAGGCGGGGAGCGCCGTCTTCATCGTCGATGCTGCGACGTTCGGGGTTGCCACCCTGATCGTTGCGGCGCTCCCCCTGGGTTCGGGCGCACCTGCGCTCCCACCTGGTGGGCCTCGACTGGCCCCCCGCGCCGTGTTCCGTGACGTGGCGGTGGCCATCCGCTATGTCCTGGGCAGTTCCCGCCTGAGCCGGGTCTTCGCGCTGTACGCGCCGATGACCTTGGTCTGGGCGGCGTGGGACATTCTGGGCGCCTACCTCCTGAAGGAGGCGGGCGCACCAGAAGCGTTTGGTCTGGTGGTCATTGCCGCCCAGGTGGGTGAGATCGCAGTGGCCACCGGGCTGGCTGCGATCAACGCCCGCTTCACAGTCGCCCTGGTGCTGGCAGCAACCCTGCTGCTGGCGCTGGGAACCGGGCTGTCTGGAGCGGTGGTGATGAGCCTGAGCCATCAGTTCCTCGGCGTGGCTGGCACCCTCGCCTTGGTCGTCGCATTCCGGTTGGTCACCGGGGCTGCGGCAAACGTCTCTGGAGGAGGGGTCTACGCCCTCCTGGTCTATGCGGCACCCACCGCATTGACTTCGCGCCTCACGGCGCTCGTGGAAAGCCTCGGTATCGGGGCGATGTATGCGCTGGCGAAACTTGGGGTTGGCACCCTGGGCGACGCCGTTGGCTCCAGCACCACCTTCATGGTGGCCGGGACTCTGGCGACCGCTCTGGGCCTCGGCCTGAGCGTCTTGGAGTTCCGGGCGCGGCAGTGGGAAATCGCTGTCCTGCGCCTGCATGCAGAGGTTTACCTGAGCCTCCGCATGGGCGGACTTGAGGGAGCGGCCTTCCGCTACTTATTGGCGCAAACAACCTAATGACCTTATCTCTGGGCGTCGGCTAAGAACTGGCGTCCAGCGTTGACTGCATGAAATTTAAAGAGATAGTCATTTACTCCGGCCCAACCGACCGGATAAATGCGCCCCCAACGGGGCAAAACCTTGCCAATCCTTTGGCCTTCCAGGGGGGGAGCTACAACACTTTGCTCGAAGTGTTGAGTTCCATTCGGGCGTTAGGAGCGTGCTCCGTGCACGTCTCCTGTCCATTCGCACCCGCCGAGCCACGGTGGGACGTCTGGACTGGGCTTCAGAACCCTGCTGCTCACGGGTTCTGGCCCAAGAACTTCCGGGAACTGAACCACCGATTCGGTTCCCAGAGCGAGCTGCGGCGCTTCATCCGCAGTTGTCAAGCCGCCGAAATGAAGGTCATCGGGGAAATGACCTTTCATTTTGGCCCTGGGGCCAGTTTTCCTGAGGGTTGGGCAACCCCTCGGGAGGACTGGTGTATGGGAGTCCTCCCGCGTCTGAACCTCCGCAATCCCGAGGTTCGGGCTTATGTCCTGCAGACCGTGGACTGGTTTGCGGACATGGGCTTCTGGGGTATCCGCCTGGATACTGCCTTTGAACTCCCCTCGGAGTTTTTAGGCGCCGTCATCGCGACGGCTCAGCGCCGGGGATTATTTCTCATCGGGGAAGTCTTTGATGGCGACCCCACCCTGGTTCAGGGGCTACTGAAGGGGGTTCACTGGACTGACTATCCAATGAACTTTTCGATGTTTGAAGTGCTGGCAGGCAAGGGGAGCGTAGAGCAGCTCCACGCCCTGCTGGCACACCCCTACAGCCGGGAGCAGAGCCTGGCAACGTTTGTGGACAACCACGACGTTGCCTCCTTCGTCCGCGAGTGCGTCAGGCGCTCGTCAGACCCCGGCAACGCCATCAAGTATGCGCGGGCACGCATGCTTATGGCACTTTCATTGATCATGGTCGTACGCGGTGTCCCCACCATCTACTACCTTGACTCCTGGGCGCTGAATTTAGAGGGCATGGCAGACCCTCTCGGCAGCAACCGGCTGCCCGCCCCCTGGGGCCAGCGCCCCATCCTAGAGACAGCCATTGCCAGGCTGTCCACGTTGCGCCACACTCGGCCCGAGCTGGCGCATGGGACTTACCGGGAGTTATGGCTTCCCGGCCCCCGCAACGTATGGGCATTCGCCAAGATTGGACTCCAGTCCACCGTTGTCCTCCTCAACAATGAGGATGAAGCGGTCGATCTGACCGATCTAGGCGGCATCGACGCCCAAGGGCTGCTACCCGACGGCACCATTCATTGCCTGCTCCGACCAGGCAAATCCTTCGTAATCGAAGGAGGCCGCATCAGCGGCGTTTTAGCGCCCCGCTCGGTCTACCTCTTAGGTAACTAGCGCGGTTGAAGCGGTGAAGATGACTCTCAGTCATTTTCACCGCTTTCTTTTGGTCTGGCCCGGCGGCACCCGTCCCCTACACTGAAGGCTGTGAGCCTTGCCGCTGCACACAACCTGCCCCCTCAGCCCACTGCGCTGCTCGGGCGCGAGGATGTCCTGCGGGAGGTGTCATCCCTGTTATGGGGCCCCACCCGCCTGCTGACCCTGCTGGGGCCGGGTGGCGTGGGCAAGACCCGGCTGGCGGTGGAACTGGCGACCACCGTGCGGCCCGACTTCGCCGGCGGCGCCTGGTTCATCGACCTGAGCGGCGGTCTGCCTCCGGCTGCGCTGCCGGCCCACCTGGCACGGGTGCTGGGCCTGACCCTGGACGGCGCAGACCCCCTGGACAGCCTGGTGGGTCAACTCCCCGATCAGCCGCTGCTTGTGCTGCTCGACAACTTCGAGAGCGTGCCGGACGCTGCGCCGCTGCTGGGCCAGTTGCTCGGCGCCTGCCCGGCCCTGCGCGTGATCGTGACCAGCCGGGTGGCCCTGAACCTGCGCTGGGAACGGCGGCTGGAGGTGCCGCCACTGGCCCTGCCGGAGCCCGGAAGCCCGTCTCCTGCCGACGCCTCTCCGGCGGTGCAGCTCTACCTGGAGCGCGCCAGGGCGGCCGGTGGGCCAGAGGTCACTGACCTGGGCGCGGCGGCGCGCCTGTGTGCCCGGCTCGACGGGTTGCCCCTGGCCATCGAACTGGCCGCCGCCCGCGCCGCACAGTTCGGGCCTGCCGCCCTGCTGGCGCGGCTGGAGCGTCACCTGGCGCTGCCGTCCACGCCGGCCCCGGATCGTCCGGCCCGTCACCATTCGCTGAACGCGGTCATCGGGGCCAGTTACGACATGCTCAGCGCGGCCCAGCAGGCCACATTGCGGCGTCTGGCGGTGGCGGCCGGTGGGGTCGGCGAAAACGCCGCCCGGGTCATGGCCGAGACCGACGCCCTGGGCATCGACGCCCTGGACGTCCTGCTGGCCCTGACCGACGTGAATCTGCTGTCCGCCAGACCGGGCCACGACGGTCAGCCCCGCTTCTGGATGCTCGAAACGGTTCGGGACTATGCAGGCGCCCAGGCCGACCCGGCTGAATTCCAGTTGGCCCGGCAACGCCACGCGCAGTGGTGTCTGGAACTGGCCGAACGCCTGACTCCCGAATGGAGATCTGAGGCCCAGGCGCAGGTGCTGGCGCAGCTGAACGAGGAGCACCCCAACGTCCGCGCAGCCCTGGCCTGGACGCTCAGGGCGCAGGCGAACTTGGCCGACCGACAGGTGGGCGTGCAACTGGCGGAGGCCCTGTGGCCGTACTGGCTGGCCCACGGCCACCTCGGCGAGGGCCGCGCCTGGCTGGAAGCGGCGCTGAGCGGTGCCGGTGAGGCCGGGTTGCCGGGCCTTTATCGAGGGGCCGGCGTGCTGGCCCGGCAGCAGGGTGATCTTGCGGGCGCCGTCCAGTGGGCCGAGCGGGCCACCCTGGCCGCGCAGCTCGCGGCGGACACCTGGCAGGAGGCGGCGGCCACCGGCGATCTGGGCGTGGCCCTGGCGCTTCAGGGTGACCTGGGCCGGGCCAGCGCCGCCCTCGACCGGCAACTCAGCCTGCAGATCACCCTGGGCGACCAGCACAGCGCCGACGCGCTGAACAACAGGGGAGCCGTGGCCCTGCGCGCCGGCGACTTCGAACGGGCCACCGACCTGCTGGGCCGGGTTCTGACCATGTGCCTGGCCTCCGGAGACGCCCGGGGTGAGGCCGACGTCCGCTCCAATCTGGGGGTGCTGGCGTGTCAGGCTGCCGACTGGCCGCTGGCGAGCGCTCACCTGAGCCGCGCCCTGGAGCTGCGGCGCCAGCTGTGCGACCGGCACGGGGAAGCGGAGACGCTGGGCAATCTCGGCACAGCCCTGCGCCTCGCTGGAGACGCGGCTGCCGCCGCAGCGCTGCACGAGCAGGCTCTGACGCTGCGCCAGCAGGGGACGCAGCCGCAGGCCATCGCGCCCGCGCAGCTCAATCTGGGACTGACCTTCCTGGCGCTGGGCCGACTGGACGAGGCGACGCCGCTGCTGCTGGCCGCTGCAGACAGTGGCGGTGGCTCAGTCGGTGTGTCGTCCATACACCGCGCCGGAGTGCTGCAGGCGCTGGCCACCCTGGCTGCCCGGCGTGAGCAGTGGCCCTGGGTGGCCCGTCTGCTGGGCGCCAGCAGATTGTTCCTGGACGGGGGATCACCGCTCTGGCCAGGACAGCAGGCCGAACGGGCCACGGTGGAGGCCCAGGGGCGCCAGGCCCTGGGCGGACAGAGCATGCAGGCTGAGCTGGCCCTGGGCGAGCGAACGCCGTGGGACACCCTGATTGCGGGCGCCGCCGACATGTTCCGCAGCGTCCCAACGTCCACCGCATCCGCCCTGATCCCGACCCACCGCGACGACCTGAGCGAGCGGGAACGCGAGGTGCTGGCCCTGCTGGTGCGTGGCTGGCCCAACAAGAAGATCGCGTCCGCCATGAAGCTGGCCGACAACACGGTGAAAAACCATCTGGCCTCGGTCTACAGCAAGCTGGGTGTGCGCGGCCGCGCCGAGGCTGTGGCGCGGGCCTTGCAGGAGAGGCTGCTGGAGTAGAGGCTACCCAACTGGATTTGGGTAGGTGGGATTTTGGCGTGATGCGGTGCAGAACAGTCGAAAATAGAGAAGTCGAAGCTTTGGTTTCGACCTGTTGTTTATCGAATACATTATGTTATCAGAGATTAAGGGCCGGATTCGCAGCGCGTCCTTGGGCGATGCGCTTGAGACTCTTCGGTCGATTGAAGTTTTTCAGATAGAGGTAAAACGAGTTTACGACGTTGTGTTTATACACTGTGCGTCTAATCTGACCCTCTCCTCCTTAAACGACCTGTCGACATCGGCGATAATGCTTGAGGTTGAGATTAGTGAAGTTCGCAAATTCTTTCCTAATTTCACTGAGGCCGATGTGGCTGCCCGGTTCAGCTGG
The sequence above is drawn from the Deinococcus koreensis genome and encodes:
- a CDS encoding DUF4832 domain-containing protein, with the protein product MSGFLSDQAWQSASNGYGPVERDRSNGEGAAGDGNALTLSGRRYARGLGVHADSSVVFVTAGRCSTLSASIGIDDESRAQTGRGSVVFRVYGDSAKLYDSGVMTGSTATRAIKVDLRGHETLRLVVDQHRNVAEGDRSPWFDHADWAEAKVTCDAAGAPASPAVSAPLKLQAEDFDRGGEGVGYHDNDAANQGGQYRTTEGVDIDRRGNPEGYGVGWSGAGEWLNYTVNVDSAGTYGLNFRLATLRTGELLEISVDGVKVLTPSLPDTGGFDTPQVVRAGDLRLSAGKQVVRVAYVGSAPAVNLDWLELAPSDAPAPAPTPTPTPTPTPEPAVSTTFTGTSEDFPNPERGFHGDSSDLAAEPTGSLSGQADLGFRLVRTYIRLDDFRNSALSADWLSKLDQGFGRARAAGLKVVLRFSYNFPGSDYANAPDANVSLVLQHIQQIKPILARNADVIAFWQAGFVGAWGEWHDSVNGLDSDANKVTIRDALLDALPEGRFLQMRYPDDMRRWYPSPPTEADTFTTRARIGIYNDCFLANNGDAGTYGGLNDPLREYTKALSRVTPFGAETCDVGGNEARMDCPDILREGREYALTYLNFYFWKNFIDGWKARGCYDEVSRSIGYRFRLTAATHPASAARGSVLPLQVTVSNDGWSRLFNPRTVRVVLRHTTTGQLVDTAVSGVDPRRWLPGSSTTVALPVAIPAQATPGTYDVLLGLPDAATTLASDARYAIRPANADDPSRNQAWETGSGLFRLGTRVTLN
- a CDS encoding NPCBM/NEW2 domain-containing protein, with protein sequence MNQDRRTDRHSISRLSRGGSGPFLALLLAACASSPAAPKALNVERSELSSGFLSDQLSAATTTVNGWGPLELDRSNGDDPGGDGERLSLAGVSFEKGLGTHANSDLGFAMGGNCTRLTARVGVDDSVRAGGKYDARGVSSVVFQVFADGHKLFDSGIMTARSSTRTVDVTLPAGARTLHLLVGDAGDGIGYDHADWADARVECGEGAQPPSPPAGSGKKLIQLGWDAPTPDFVRANIATMEQQPFDGLVVNLNAGKTIFNKTAYPDSAYVQDRADLAATRFASLRHNFISIWAAREANWSWFSDQDWAATQANARNFARTAKAGHFKGFFFDPEPYGTSPWSYSRSLYPDQDFAAVQAKVRQRGAAFLSTIQAEMPDVQMLTLFGMTYLKKQADQRGGLEQVEWGLLASFIEGMLDVIGPQARLIDGNEPSYYYYLPNAQEFSSFAGQRDAARTLVSPENRARYDAQVKTSHAVFVDGLLGLYNASGVNGLLGCHLRNTAERRLMLEHHLYQGLNTTDEYVWAYSEQMDWWGSLGQGVRLPDETRNIVARARQKVSAQQPLGFDVEPFLGVAAARYARTWNGEPTLGCL
- a CDS encoding NPCBM/NEW2 domain-containing protein, whose amino-acid sequence is MATSTDLQGGYLSDQLNLATDVTNGWGPVERDRENGEQVPGDGQPLRLSGVEFSKGLGVHASSSLTFPLGGACTTFRASVGLDDVVRPFGGTVAFQVFADGEKLFDSGVLTAKSPTRDVQVNLTGRQSLKLVVTDGGDHIGYDHADWADARVECTAPTPPPTPAPGPVNTVSYSQSLENFRNPERGDIISYQPGGANDGLPENNPPLTVSGVRDYIQRESVSLPSSLIRFVYILGEWKGAPLPQSFLDRISSDMDVVRQLGLKAIPYFAYSWPLDERQASDAPRDRVLAHIEQLRPVLAANTDVTAFMFAGFIGPWGEWHKSTNDLLGPNDEVNGNTRMIMDKLLDVVPKSRAVVVRYPGLKYQLFDKTPLTQQEAFTGSARSRVGFHNECYMADYHPEVRRIRLADRGYLQQEGLYVPQAEMMDTGCFDFAYAVWKEVPCPELIEEMAITRPDATNQFPVNRVQGDCLPEVKRRTGYRYRLLESRVPLSARAGAGLAVQLTMTNDGFGGIYNPRAIELILRPKGGGQPTRLVVNPPQDTRLFLPAPGTTRVLTLSTTLPAGLAPGQYDVLLALPDPMPSLHSRPEYAIRLANENVWEAGSGFNALGQTLDVQP